One stretch of Vicinamibacterales bacterium DNA includes these proteins:
- a CDS encoding class I SAM-dependent methyltransferase, which yields MKSLCLVIALALGGITHAQEPQQPFEPRSGQAGKDVVWVPSPPAMVSKMLEMAKVTADDFVMDLGSGDGRNIIAAARLGARGLGVEFNPEMVALSRKLAAEAGVGDKAQFVEGDMYQADISKATVLALFLLPVNLDRLAPAFLALTPGTRIAANTFGMSGWDPDESFTLDQDTDCSSWCEVLLWIVPAPVAGTWRMSDGSLTLTQDHQLIQGAVTIDGATHPIANQKLRGDDLTFIAGGQAYRGKVSGNQIEGTITAPAGAIPWKATR from the coding sequence ATGAAGAGTCTCTGTCTGGTAATTGCATTGGCGCTCGGCGGCATTACGCACGCCCAGGAGCCGCAGCAGCCGTTCGAGCCCAGGAGCGGCCAGGCCGGCAAGGACGTGGTGTGGGTGCCGTCGCCGCCGGCCATGGTGAGCAAGATGCTCGAGATGGCCAAGGTCACAGCGGACGACTTCGTGATGGACCTCGGATCCGGCGACGGCCGCAACATCATCGCCGCGGCCAGGCTCGGCGCGCGCGGCCTGGGCGTGGAGTTCAACCCCGAGATGGTGGCGCTGTCGCGCAAGCTGGCGGCCGAAGCCGGGGTCGGCGACAAGGCGCAGTTCGTCGAAGGCGACATGTACCAGGCCGACATCTCGAAGGCGACAGTGCTCGCGCTGTTCCTGCTGCCGGTCAACCTGGATCGCCTCGCCCCGGCATTCCTGGCCCTCACGCCGGGGACGCGCATCGCCGCCAACACGTTCGGCATGAGTGGCTGGGATCCCGACGAGAGCTTCACGCTCGACCAGGACACCGACTGCTCGAGCTGGTGCGAGGTCCTGCTGTGGATTGTGCCGGCGCCGGTGGCCGGGACCTGGCGGATGAGCGACGGCAGCCTCACCCTGACGCAGGATCACCAGTTGATCCAGGGCGCGGTGACCATCGACGGCGCCACGCACCCGATCGCCAACCAGAAGCTGCGGGGCGACGACCTCACCTTCATTGCCGGCGGGCAGGCCTACAGGGGCAAGGTCAGCGGCAACCAGATTGAGGGGACGATCACGGCGCCCGCGGGTGCCATCCCCTGGAAGGCAACACGCTAG